Sequence from the Atribacterota bacterium genome:
ATGGCCCTGCTACCGATCCATCTCAAATTTATCATGATAAACTATGTGAAGCAATTACGATAGCCAGTGGAGGTAGATTAGAAGTTCAAGCTTTTGTGGGTGGTTCGGTTATCCCCGCAACACAAGAACTTAATGGAGTTAGCGAAGGCGTATTAGATATGTGTTATACCTGTCCTATGTACAATTTAGATAAGTGGCCTTCAGCCGGATTAATTAGCTCAAGGCCAGGTGGGCTTCCTGGAGAGGCATTGCGAACTTGGTTTAATTATGCTGGTGGTGCAGAATTAATGAACAAAATGATGGAAGGATTTAATGTCCTGACCTTCCCCGGAGCTTTATCCCCTCTACCAGAAGAAGTTTTCCTCCATTCTAAGAGAGAAATAAAGACTGCAGGGGATATAAAAGGTTTGAAGATTCGTGCCTCTGGTGACGCAGGAGAAGTTTTAAATAGAATGGGAGCTTCTGTAGTATTTTTACCAGGTGGTGAACTTTATGAAGCGATGCAGAGAGGCACTATTGATGCCTTTGAATATTCCACACTAGCTTCTAACTGGGATATGCATTTCAATGAAATTGCTGAATATGTAATTCTTTCTCCTTCCCGCGCTCCAAGTGATCCCCAGTGCTTCTTTGTGAATAAGGATTCCTGGGAAAAACTTCCGGATGATCTCAAGCGGTTAGTACAAGATTTAATTGATAAGTGGACTCAAGCCCAGCATGAATATTTAGTTTATCAATCTATTTTAGCACTTGATAAATTTAAAGAATATGGCTGTACAGTTTATAAACTTCCTCCAGAAGTAGAAGAAGCATTGTCTACTGAAGCAAAAAAATATTACGAAGAAAAAGCAGCAAAAGAAGACCAAGTATATTGTGATATTCTAGAATCTATGAACAAATATTGGCAGGCTTACTCTAATAAATAATATTATTAATAAATAACAAGGAGTTTACAATTAAATGCTGACCTTAAAAAAGATACTAATTGCTATTGATTCAATAAGTAAATTAGCCGCATCCGGGGCAAAATGGTTTGCCTGGCTCCTTGTTCTGGTAGGCGCATATGATACCATTTCCAGACATTTCTTTAATGCGCCTACCATTTGGGCTTATGATACTTTATGTATATCCGGCGGTATACTATATGTTCTGGGATGGGCTTATGATTATTTATGTGATTCTCATACTAGAGTAGATTTATTCTATCGAAAGTTATCACCAAAAAAGCAAGCATTAATGAATGTTATTTCTTCTCTATTCCTTTTTTTCCCTATAGTTATTGCTTTACTCACTGTGTCAATAAACTGGGCAATTAGGGCATGGAGAATTAATGAAAAGATGATTTCCACCTTCTGGTATCCACCTGCAGCTCCCTATAGAACCGTTTTTACTCTAGGAATATTAATATTGTTGCTACAGGGTGTAGCGAACTTTATTAGAGATATATATTTTATAATAAGAGGTGAACCACTTGATAGCACTTAGTCCAGAAATGATTACTGTCTTAATGTTAGGAGGAGTTTTAACTTTAGTCTTAACTGGTTTTCCTATTGGCCTGGTAATAGGTAGTGTG
This genomic interval carries:
- the dctP gene encoding TRAP transporter substrate-binding protein DctP yields the protein MLKFNNKMLIFVFLVVAFLIIGSINALAQDKIIWKSSGHGPATDPSQIYHDKLCEAITIASGGRLEVQAFVGGSVIPATQELNGVSEGVLDMCYTCPMYNLDKWPSAGLISSRPGGLPGEALRTWFNYAGGAELMNKMMEGFNVLTFPGALSPLPEEVFLHSKREIKTAGDIKGLKIRASGDAGEVLNRMGASVVFLPGGELYEAMQRGTIDAFEYSTLASNWDMHFNEIAEYVILSPSRAPSDPQCFFVNKDSWEKLPDDLKRLVQDLIDKWTQAQHEYLVYQSILALDKFKEYGCTVYKLPPEVEEALSTEAKKYYEEKAAKEDQVYCDILESMNKYWQAYSNK
- a CDS encoding TRAP transporter small permease subunit; translated protein: MLTLKKILIAIDSISKLAASGAKWFAWLLVLVGAYDTISRHFFNAPTIWAYDTLCISGGILYVLGWAYDYLCDSHTRVDLFYRKLSPKKQALMNVISSLFLFFPIVIALLTVSINWAIRAWRINEKMISTFWYPPAAPYRTVFTLGILILLLQGVANFIRDIYFIIRGEPLDST